A section of the Saccopteryx leptura isolate mSacLep1 chromosome 6, mSacLep1_pri_phased_curated, whole genome shotgun sequence genome encodes:
- the TMEM202 gene encoding transmembrane protein 202: MERREQLVLTFYSPEVPKLKDNRKYQRPTLPTNKHPSASMPPQRRHQHVDQTHTYIRMFCGSLCGFSLLMLICLSPLNWVQFLVIKNGLELYAGLWITCHHELCWSQAPKLPYYLHYSRAFFLISVLTILIGLGWLLSSCLPRRGRTTTNLDLKVSMLSFFSAICLLLCLMLFLAQVHWHTRDVMESDLLWAYYLNWWSDFLLVFAGIISFLNYLTFRSRPLDQNVTVIPIKTSRLGIGPVTAPSHAEDEGLRSERVSPSDGEETGPRAELPDAEM, from the exons ATGGAGAGGAGGGAACAATTAGTCTTGACCTTCTACAGTCCTGAGGTTCCCAAACTTAAGGATAACCGGAAATACCAAAGG CCTACCCTCCCCACCAACAAACATCCGAGTGCCTCAATGCCACCCCAGAGGCGGCACCAGCATGTGGATCAGACACACACCTACATCCGAATGTTCTGTGGCAGCCTCTGTGGTTTTAGCCTCCTGATGCTAATCTGCTTGTCCCCGCTGAACTGGGTGCAGTTCCTGGTGATCAAGAATGGACTTGAGCTCTACGCGGGACTCTGGATCACATGCCACCATGAGCTGTGCTGGAGCCAGGCACCCAAGCTGCCCT ATTACCTCCACTATTCCAGGGCCTTCTTCCTCATCTCTGTCCTCACCATACTCATTGGTCTTGGCTGGCTCTTAAGCTCTTGCCTCCCTAGAAGAGGACGCACGACCACCAACTTGGATCTGAAAGTGTCCATGCTCAGCTTCTTCTCAG CCATCTGCTTGCTCCTCTGCCTCATGCTATTTCTGGCACAGGTTCACTGGCACACCAGGGATGTCATGGAGTCGGATCTCCTGTGGGCCTATTATCTCAATTGGTGGAGTGACTTCTTACTCGTGTTTGCTG GTATCATCTCCTTCCTCAACTACCTAACTTTCAGATCTCGTCCCCTTGATCAAAATGTCACTGTGATTCCCATAAAAACGTCACGGCTGGGGATTGGTCCAGTGACTGCTCCATCACATGCTGAAGACGAAGGGTTGAGGTCTGAGAGAGTGTCTCCAAGTGATGGGGAGGAAACAGGACCAAGAGCAGAACTACCAGACGCAGAGATGTGA